The DNA segment GGGCAGCACGCGTACTACCAGTTGATCCACCAGGGCACCAAGCTGATCCCCGCCGACTTCATCGGCTTCGCCCGCCCCATCGGCGAGCTGAGCGGTGAACTCAAGGCGCAGCACGACCTGCTGATGGCGAACTTCTTCGCCCAGACCCAGGCGCTGGCGTTCGGCAAGAGCGCCGAGGAGGTCCGCGCGGAGGGCGTGCCCGAGGAGCAGGTGGCGCACCGCACCTTCCGCGGCGACCACCCGACCACGACGATCCTCGCCGCCGAGCTGACCCCGTCCGTGCTGGGCCAGCTGATCGCGCTGTACGAGCACAAGGTGTTCGTCCAGGGCGCGGTGTGGGACATCGACTCCTTCGACCAGTGGGGCGTGGAGCTGGGCAAGGTCCTCGCCAAACGCGTCGAACCCGCCCTCACCGACGGCGCGGACGTCCCCGGCCTCGACCCCTCCACCACGGCGCTGGTCGCCACGTACCGGGAGCTGCGCGGCCGCGGCTGACCGGAGCGGGGAGCACGGGGCATCGGCGGTCCGCCGTCCGGTGTCCCGTACACTCCCGATGATCATGGACAACGCTACTCGGGGAGTACGCAGTGGCACGGGGGAACCGGGCGCCGGGCGCCCAGAGCGGTCGCAACTACCTGAAGGCCCATCACGCGGCATGGGCGGTGTTCCACCCCGCGTGGATACCGGAACCGCTCGATCCGGGCGTCGAACAGCTCAAGCGGATCCGGGTGGCGGCGGGCACGGTCGCCGCCGTCGGCGTCTACACCTTCGTGCAGGGCGGCTTCGCCGTCGCGGAGATGCTGGAGAACCTGCTGATCGCCTGCGGGGTCCTGCTGGTGATCGCCCCGCTCACGGTCGGGGTGATGCTGTGGATCTGGCGGCGCGGCGGCAGCCTGCGCTCCCTGCGGCCGCCGCTGCTGCGCGCCCTGGGACTGCTGCTCACGTTCGTGGCGGCGGCCGGCCTGACCCTGTTCCTGCTCCAGAACAACGGCCGGACGGACATGGGACTGCTGATCCTCCCCGTGGGCCTGCTGACGCTGTGGCTGATCTGGTTCGTCGGCGCCGGGGCCCTGCGCGTCACCGGCAACTTCTTCGGCACGGCCGCCGTGCACCGCGGTCTGCCGCCGCTGCTCGCCCTCGTCACCACCTGGCTGATGGCCCTGCCCGACCTGTTCACCGGCGATCTGCACGGCCTCGGGCTCACCCTCGGCATCGTCTTCATCCTCGGCGCCCCGGTGACGGTCACCGGTATCGCGCTGTACGAACTGGCCGTCCTGAAGCGGCGGTTCGGCATACGGCTGGCGGACCATCCGGCGCTGCACCTCGGCCGGACACCGTACGACCCCCGCTACGCGTAGGGCCGCTGAGCCCCCCAACGGGAGACGGCGGGGACCATCGGCTCCCCGCCGTCTCCTTCGCCTATCCGTGGACCGGTGTCACGGAGACGCCGGCGGATACAGCGAGCGCGGCAGCTGGGAGGCCGCCGCCGAGTCCAGCAGCCACAGGGTGCGGCTGCGGCCGCGGGCGCCCGCCGCCGGGGCCTGGATCTCACCCGCGCCGGACAGGGCGATGGCCGCGGCCTCCGCCTTGTCCTCGCCCGCCGCGAGCAGCCAGACCTCACGGGCCGAGCGGATCGCGGGCAGGGTGAGCGAGATCCGGGTCGGCGGCGGCTTGGGCGCGCCGTGCACGCCCACCACCGTGCGCTCGGTCTCCCGTACGGCCGGCAGCTCCGGGAAGAGCGAGGCCACATGGGTGTCCGGGCCGACGCCCAGCATCAGCACGTCGAAGGTGGGCACCGAGCCATGGTTCTCCGGCCCGGCCGACTTCGCCAGCTCCGCCGCGTACGCCTCGGCCGCCGCCTCGACGTCCGCGCCGTACGGCCCGTCGGAGGCGGGCATGGCGTGCACGCGCGCCGGGTCCAGCGGGACGGAGTCCAGCAGGGCCGCGCGTGCCTGGGTGACATTGCGCTCGGGGTCGCCCTCGGGCAGATAGCGCTCGTCGCCCCACCACAGGTCGAGACGGGTCCAGTCCACGGCGTCCCGGGCCGGCGCCTCGGCGAGCGTGGCCAGCAGACCGTTGCCGTTGCGGCCGCCCGTGAGGACCACGGACGCGGTGCCCCGGGACGCCTGCGCGTCCACGATCTTCGTGATCAGGCGGGCCGCGGCGGCCTGGGCCATCAGTTCCTTGTCGCGGTGGACGACCAGCTGAGGGGTGCTCACTTCGCCGACGCCTTCCTGGAGGGTGCCTTCTTCGCGGCCCTGGACGACGTCGCCTTCTTCGCGGGAGCCTTGGCCGCACGCACGGGCTCCGGCTCGGCGGCCGGGGCCTCCTCGGCGGAGGCCGGCTTCGCCTCGTCCGCGGAAGCCGAAGCCGAATCCGCGTCCGAATCCGCAGCGGAAGCCGAATCCGCGGCCGAGCCCGCAGCGGAAGCCGAATCCGAGGCCCCCTGCTCCGGAACCGTGTCCAGCCGGTCCACGCCGTACCGCAGCGCCGACGCGTAGGTGTCGTCCGGGTCCAGCCGGCGCAGCTCCTCCGCGATCAGCTCGGCGGTGTCGCGCCGGTTGAGCGCCACCGCGCGGGCCGGCTGCCCCTTGATGGACAGCGTGGCCAGCGAGCCGTCCGCGCGGTCCAGGGAGATCGGGCCGCATGTGGTGTCCATGCGGACGGCGGTCAGCCCGGGCCCCGCGGACGGGGAGCGCCGGACCGGCACGTCCAGCCGGTCCGCGAGCCACATCGCCAGCAGCTCGCAGCTCGGGTTGAACGCCTCGCCCTCCACCTCGACCGCCTTCACCCGGCAGTCGACCTGGTCCAGGGCGGCCGCCAGCATCGAGCGCCACGGCGTGATCCGGGTCCAGGACAGATCGGTGTCGCCGGGGGTGTAGGCGTCGGCGCGGGCCGCGAGTTCCCGCACCGGCTCCTCGGCCGCGTAGGTGTCGGTGACCCGGCGCTGGGCCAGCGCGCCCAGCGGGTCCTTCGCCGGGTCCAGCGGAGCGTTCACCGGCCACCACACGACGACCGGGGCGTCCGGCAGCAGCAGCGGCAGCGCGACCGAGTCGGCGTGCTGGGACACCTCGCCGTACAGCCGCAGCATGACCGTCTCGCCACTGCCCGCGTCCGCGCCCACCCGCACCTCGGCGTCGAGGCGCGAGGTGGTGCGGTCGCGCGAGGTGCGGGAGATCCGCTTGATGACCACCAGGGTGCGCGAGGGGTGCTCGCGCGAGGCGTCGTTGGCGGACTTCAGGGCGTCGTAGGCGTTCTCCTCGTCGGTGACGATGACGAGGGTCAGGACCATGCCGACGGCGGGGGTGCCGATGGCCCGGCGGCCTTGCACGAGCGCCTTGTTGATCTCGCCGGCGGTGGTGTCGGTCAGGTCTATCTTCATGGCCTGCGCCAGCTCCGTCCGTCTCGTGCGAGCATCTCGTCCGCCTCGGCGGGGCCCCAGGTACCCGAGGGGTACTGCGCGGGCCTGCCGTGCCGGTCCCAGTACTGCTCGATCGGGTCGAGGATCTTCCAGGACAGCTCGACCTCCTCCGTGCGCGGGAAGAGGTTGGCGTCGCCGAGCAGCACGTCCAGGATGAGCCGCTCGTACGCCTCCGGGCTGGACTCCGTGAACGACTCGCCGTAGGCGAAGTCCATGGACACGTCCCGGATCTCCATCGAGGTGCCCGGCACCTTGGAGCCGAAGCGGACCGTGATGCCCTCGTCCGGCTGGACGCGGATCACGATCGCGTTCTGGCCCAGCTCCTCCGTCGCCGTGTGGTCGAAGGGGGAGTGCGGGGCCCGCTGGAAGACGACGGCGATCTCCGTCACCCGGCGGCCGAGCCGCTTGCCGGTGCGCAGGTAGAAGGGGACGCCCGCCCAGCGGCGGTTGTCGATGCCCACCTTGATCGCCGCGAAGGTGTCGGTCTTCGACTTCGGGTCGATGCCGTCCTCTTCGAGGTAGCCGATGACCTTCTCGCCGCCCTGCCAGCCCGCCGCGTACTGTCCGCGCACGGTGCCCTTGCCCAGGTCCCTCGGCAGCCGTACGGCGCCGAGCACCTTGGTCTTCTCCGCGGCCAGCGCCTGCGCGTCGAAGGAGGCGGGCTCCTCCATCGCGGTCAGCGCGAGCAGCTGGAGCAGGTGGTTCTGGATGACGTCACGGGCGGCGCCGATACCGTCGTAGTAACCGGCCCGGCCGCCGATGCCGATGTCCTCGGCCATGGTGATCTGGACATGGTCCACGAAGGACCGGTTCCAGATCGGCTCGAACATCGTGTTGGCGAAGCGCAGCGCCAGGATGTTCTGGACGGTCTCCTTGCCGAGGTAGTGGTCGATCCGGAAGACCTGGTCCGGGGCGAACACCTCGTGCACGATGGCGTTCAGTTCCTCGGCCGACTTCAGATCGTGCCCGAACGGCTTCTCGATGACCGCGCGCCGCCAGGAGCCGCCGGACTGGTCGGCCAGTCCGTGCTTCTTCAGCTGCTGGATGACCACCGGGAAGGAGCGCGGCGGCACCGACAGGTAGAAGGCGAAGTTGCCGCCCGTGCCCTGTGCCTTGTCCAGCTCCTCGATGGTGGAGCGCAGCCGCTCGAACGCCTCGTCGTCGTCGAAGGTGCCCTGCACGAAGCGCATCCCCTGGATGAGCTGCTGCCAGACCTCCTCACGGAACGGCGTACGGGCGTGCGCCTTGACGGCGTCGTGGACCTCCTGCGCGAAGTCCTCGTCGGCCCATTCGCGGCGGGCGAAGCCCACCAGCGAGAAGCCCGGCGGCAGCAGACCCCGGTTGGCGAGGTCGTACACCGCGGGCATCAGCTTCTTGCGCGACAGGTCGCCCGTGACCCCGAAGATGACCAGACCCGACGGCCCCGCGATACGCGGGAGCCGTCGGTCGGCCGGGTCACGGAGCGGGTTCGCTCCGGATCCCGAAACGGGTGACAAGTCAGCCCTCCGAAGGGGCGAGGCGCTCGAGCTCCGCCTGGGTGGACTTCAGCAGGTCGTTCCAGGACGTCTCGAACTTCTCGACGCCCTCGTCCTCCAGCACCTGTACGACCTCGTCGTACGAGACGCCGATCTTCTCCAGCGCGTCCAGGTCGGCGCGGGCCCCGGCGTAGGTGCCGGTGATCGCGTCGCCGCGGATCTCGCCGTGGTCGTCGGTGGCCTCCAGGGTGGCCTCCGGCATGGTGTTGACCGTGTTGGGCGCGACCAGTTCCTCGACGTACATGGTGTCCTTGTACGCCGGGTCCTTCACACCGGTGGAGGCCCACAGCGGACGCTGCTTGTTGGCGCCCGCGTTCTCCAGCGTGTTCCAGCGGTCGGAGGAGAAGACCTCCTCGTACGCCTGGTAGGCGAGGCGCGCGTTGGCCACGCCGGCCTTGCCGCGCAGCGCCTTGGCCTCGTCGGTGCCCATCTCGTCGAGACGGCGGTCGATCTCGGTGTCCACCCGGGACACGAAGAAGGACGCCACCGAGTGGATCTTCGACAGGTCCAGGCCGCGCTCCTTGGCCTTCTCCAGACCGGAGAGGTAGGCGTCCATGACCGCGCGGTAGCGCTCCAGGGAGAAGATCAGCGTGACGTTGACGCTGATGCCCAGGCCGATGACCTCGGTGATCGCCGGCAGACCGCCCTGGGTGGCCGGGATCTTGATCAGGGTGTTGGGACGGTCCACCAGCCAGGCCAGCTGCTTGGCCTCGGCGACGGTCGCCTTGGTGTTGTGCGCGAGGCGGGGGTCCACTTCGATGGAGACCCGGCCGTCCTGGCCGTCCGTGGCGTCGAAGACCGGGCGCAGGATGTCGGCGGCGTCGCGGACGTCCGCCGTGGTGATCATGCGGATCGCTTCTTCGACGGTGACCTTGCGGGCGGCGAGGTCCGAGACCTGGAGGTCGTAGCCGTCGCCCCCCGAGATTGCCTTCTGGAAGATCGTCGGGTTCGTGGTGACGCCCACGACGTGCTGCTGGTCGATCAGCTCGGCGAGGTTGCCGGACGTGATCCGCTTGCGCGACAGGTCGTCCAGCCAGATCGCGACGCCTTCGTCGGAGAGGCGCTTGAGTGCGTCTGTCATGGAATTACATCTCCTACGTGTCGTATATGAGCGTCAGCGCTGGGCGGCGGCGATGGATTCCCGGGCCTTCGCGGCCACGTTCTCCGCGGTGAAGCCGAACTCCTCGAAGAGCACCTTGCCGTCCGCGGAGGCACCGAAGTGCTCCAGGGAGACGATGCGGCCGGCGTCCCCGACGTACTTGTGCCACGTCAGCCCGATGCCCGCCTCCACGGAGACGCGCGCCTTCACGGACGGCGGCAGCACGGAGTCCCGGTACCCCTGGTCCTGCTGCTCGAACCACTCGACCGAGGGCATGGAGACGACGCGCGTCGCGACGCCGTCGGCCTGGAGCAGCTCACGCGCCCCCACGGCCACGTGCACCTCGGAACCGGTGGCGATCAGGATCACCTCGGGCTCCGCGCTCTGTCCTTCGGGCCCTTCGGCCTCGAACAGGACGTAACCGCCCTTCGCCGCGTCCTCGTTGGGCTCGTAGGCCGGCACGCCCTGGCGGGTCAGCGCGAAGCCGTGCGGCTGGCCCTTGCCGAACTCCTTGGTGTAGCGCCCCAGGACCTCGCGCCAGGCGATCGCGGTCTCGTTGGCGTCGGCCGGGCGGACGATGTTCAGGCCCGGGATGGCGCGCAGCGAGGCCAGGTGCTCGACCGGCTGGTGGGTGGGGCCGTCCTCGCCGAGGCCGATGGAGTCGTGCGTCCACACGAAGGTCACCGGCAGGTGCATCAGGGCCGACAGGCGCACGGCGTTGCGCATGTAGTCGGAGAAGACGAGGAAGGTGCCGCCGTAGACACGGGTGTTGCCGTGCAGCGTGATGCCGTTCAGCTCGGCGCCCATGGAGTGCTCGCGGATGCCGAAGTGGACCGTACGGCCGTACGGGTCGGCCTCCGGCAGCGGGTTGCCCGCGGGCAGGAAGGAGCTGGCCTTGTCGATCGTGGTGTTGTTCGAGCCGGCGAGGTCGGCGGAGCCGCCCCACAGCTCGGGGATCACCGGGCCGAGCGCCTGGAGCACCTTGCCGGAGGCGGCACGGGTGGCGACCGACTTGCCGGGCTCGAAGACCGGGATCTTCTCCTCCCAGCCGGTGGGCAGCTCGCCCGCCGCGATGCGGTCGAACTCCGCAGCGCGCTCGGGGTTGTCGTCCCGCCACACCTGGAGGTCCTTGTCCCACTCGGCCTTCGCGCGGGCGCCGCGCTCCAGGGCCTTGCGGGTGTGCGTGATCACGTCGTCCTCGACGGCGAAGGACTGCTCCGGGTCGAAGCCGAGGACGCGCTTGGTGGCCGCGACCTCGTCCGCGCCGAGCGCCGAGCCGTGCGCGGCCTCGGTGTTCTGGGCGTTCGGGGCCGGCCAGGCGATGATCGAGCGCATCGCGATGAAGGAGGGCCGGTCGGTGACCTGCTTGGCCGCCTGGATCGCGGCGAAGATCGCCGCCGGGTCCAGGTCGCCGTCCGCCTTCGGCTCCACGCGCTGCACATGCCAGCCGTACGCCTCGTAGCGCTTGGCGGTGTCCTCGGAGACGGCCGTCTCGGTGTCGCCCTCGATCGAGATGTGGTTGTCGTCCCACAGCAGGATCAGGTTGCCGAGCTTCTGGTGGCCGGCCAGCGAGGACGCCTCGGCGGAGATGCCCTCCTGGAGGCAGCCGTCACCGGCGATGCAGTAGATGAAGTGGTCGAACGGCGACTCGCCCTGGGCGGCCTCCGGGTCGAACAGACCGCGCTCGTAGCGGGCGGCCATCGCCATGCCCACCGCGTTGGCCACACCCTGGCCCAGCGGGCCCGTGGTGGTCTCGACGCCCTTGGTGTGTCCGTACTCCGGGTGGCCCGGGGTCTTGGAGCCCCAGGTGCGGAAGGACTCCAGGTCCGCCAGCTCCAGGCCGAAGCCGGCCAGGTAGAGCTGGGTGTAGAGGGTCAGGGAGGAGTGGCCGGCGGACAGCACGAAGCGGTCGCGCCCCACCCACTCCGGGTCGGCCGGGTCATGCCGCATCACCTTCTGGAAGAGGGTGTAGGCGGCGGGGGCCAGGCTCATCGCCGTACCGGGATGGCCGTTGCCGACCTTCTGTACGGCGTCGGCGGCCAGGACTCGGGCGGTGTCCACGGCCCGCTGGTCCAGGTCGGTCCACTCAAGGTCTGTGGTGGTCGGCTTGGTGCTCACCCTGGGTCAGGGCTCCTCTCCACATGTCGGTCGCCGGTCTTCGGGGCACGCGCCCACCCGGCCGCCGGCGTGCTTCTGCCCGCCGGCCGTTGTCGAGCCTACCCTCGTAAGGACGTGCGTTTTCGCGGGTGTTTCCAGACTGCCGGGCATCGACGGGATCCGCCTCCCGACTGGGCGAGACGGCATTTGGCACATGAATAAAGAGGCGCTCATCTGACCGCTCAAAAGAGTGGTGGGGGCCCTCTTTTGCGATCTCCGGCGAAGCGGTGTTCCGAGGGGACTTCGGGGCCGCTCGCGGGGAGCCGTCCGTGTGACCGCCAACACGACCCCACCCCCGCGAAGGCCGGGGTATGGGCAACGTCTAAAGTGGCGTGGTACGCGCGAGCCCTTCATGAAGACCTCATCCGGGGGAGGCTCGCTGGGATGTCTCTGTCAGGGGTGTGCGTGACGGCCGTCGAATCCCGTCCAGCTGCGGTGCTCGGTGGTACGAGCCCGAGCCCGGTCCACCGGCCGTTCGGGGCCCGTGCCAAGGCATTCGTGGCGCTGACCAAGCCGCGGATCATCGAACTGCTCCTCATCACCACGGTGCCGGTGATGTTCCTGGCGCAGCAGGGCGTGCCCGATCTGAAGCTGGTGCTGCTGACCTGCCTCGGCGGCTACCTCTCCGCGGGCGGCGCCAACGCGCTGAACATGTACATCGACCGCGACATCGACGCCGTCATGGACCGCACCGCGCAGCGGCCGCTGGTGACCGGCATGGTCAGCCCGCGCGAGTGCCTGGCCTTCGGCATCGGCCTCGGCGTCGTCTCCACGCTGCTGTTCGGGCTGACCGTCAACTGGCTCAGCGCCTGGCTGTCGCTCGGCGCGCTGCTCTTCTATGTCGTCGTCTACACGATGATCCTCAAGCGCCGCACCGCGCAGAACATCGTGTGGGGCGGCATCGCGGGCTGCCTGCCGGTGCTGATCGGCTGGTCCGCGGTCACGGACTCGATGTCCTGGGCGCCGATCATCCTCTTCCTGGTGATGTTCTTCTGGACGCCGCCGCACTACTGGCCGCTGTCCATGAAGGTCAAGGACGACTACGCGCGCGCCGGTGTGCCGATGCTCCCGGTGGTCGCCTCCAACAAGGTCGTGGCCCGGCAGATCGTCATCTACAGCTGGGTGATGGTCGTCGTCTCGCTGCTGCTCACCCCGCTGGGGTACACGGGCTGGTTCTACACGGTCGTGGCCCTCGCGGCCGGCGGCTTCTGGCTGTGGGAGGCGCACGGCCTCCAGAACCGGGCGAAGGCCGAGGTCACCGGCGCGAAGCTCAAGGAGATGCGGCTGTTCCACTGGTCGATCACCTACGTGTCGATCCTCTTCGTCGCCGTCGCGGTGGACCCGTTCCTGCGCTGACGCACTTCTTCTTCCCAGGGCGTTCTGACGGGAGGGGTGCGTGGTCAAGGCCACGCACCCCTCCCGTCGCCGTTCGATCTACTCGTCGGTAGCATCCAGGCATGGCAGACACGCAGCAGGTTGACGCGAAGGCCGAGCGCACGGTGGCCCGGCTCGCCAAGAGGATCAGCGCCTTCTCCCGGGCCCACGGCGGCGCGGAGGGGCAGGTGGCGTACATCGGGGAGCGCGGGGCGCGGATCGTGCTCGTCGGCGAGGACGGCGGCTGGGGCGATGTGGTGGCCCCCTCCTACGCGATCGCCGAGCAGGCGGTGGAGAAGGCCGGGATCACCCGGCACGAGGCGTTCGACGGCGAGTTCGCGGCAAAGGTGACGACCGGGCCGTACGAGTGGAAGCGGATGGCCGGCATCCAAGTCGGGGGCTGATCCCCGGCCGTGGGAGCGCCGCGGTGGGCGCGCTCCCGCCGCGGAGCCCGCTGCCGAATACCGCCCCGCGCGCCCGGCCGGGGCGCCACACTGGGCGGCATGCGGACGGAAGCACTGCTCGGACGATTTCTCGACGCCCTCACGCCGTTGCGCCCCCGCGCCGTCTGGGCGCACGGCTCGCTCGCCGGCGGTGACTACCAGGAGGGCCGCAGCGATCTCGACCTGATCGCGGTGCTTCCGGCGCCGCCGGGTCTGAAGACCGTACGAGAGGTCGTATCCCTGCACTGGGGGCTGCGCCGGGAGCCGCTCGCCGCGAAGCTGCACTGCAGCTATCTCGCCCCGGCCAACGCCGACGATCCGGGCCGGGCGCATCTCACCTGGGCGCACGGCCATGTGCTGCGCCGCCCGGTCACCCCCGTCACCCGGCGTGAGCTGCACGCCTTCGGCCGGGTGCTGCACGGGGAGGCACCGGCGCGCCTCTTACCGCCGGTCCCGGACCAGAACCTGCGCGCGTTCGTCGTGGCGGACCAGCGGGACTTCTGGCGGCCCGCCGTGGACCGGGCCCGGCTGTGGCGCCAGGACGTCTGGGTCGACCTCGGGCTGCTGACCTTCGCCCGGGCCACCGTGACCCTGCGCGAGGGACGGCTGATCTCCAAGCGGGAGGCCCTGGCCGAGCTGCCGGACCTCGGCGCGCCCGCCGAGGTCGTCGAGGACATCACCCGCAGGCGGTACGAGGACCCCGGCCCGGCCGGTGACGACACCTGGCTCACCCGGCGCGCCGCGCTGACCCGGTCCTATCTGGGCCCGGCGATCGACGCGCTGGTCGCCGCGTACGGGTGAGCGGGGGCGTCAGACGTTCGTGGGAACCGCGGCCCCGGCAGCGGGCTCGGGTGCTTCCAGCTCCGTCTCCGGGCGCTCGCGCAGCGCCAGCAGGACCCGCAGGACGCCGATCCACACCAGGCAGGAGCCGAGCATGTGGAGGCCGACCAGCAGCTCGGGCAGGTGCGTGAAGTACTGCACGTAGCCGATGACACCCTGGCTCAGCAGGATCAGGAACAGCTCCCGGGTGCGGACCAGCGGGCCGCGCGGGGCGTCGACGGCCTTGAGGATGAACCACAGGGCGAACGTCAGCGTCACCACGATCCACGCGAGCACCGCGTGCAGCTTGGCCACGGTCTCCCAGTCGATCGGGATCCGCTTGACATCGCTGGAGTCGCCCGCGTGCGGGCCCGCGCCGGTGACCACCGTGCCGGCCGCGACGAGCAGCCCGGCCGCGACGACCAGGAACCACACCAGCTGGACCACGGCCTTGCCGACCAGCGGCCGGGGCTCCGTGTCGCCCTCGCGGGTGCGCTGCCACATCACCGCCGCGACCGTGGTCAGCGCGGTCGCCAGCAGGAAGTGCGCGGCGACGGTGTACGGGTTGAGGCCGACCAGCACCACGATGCC comes from the Streptomyces sp. SUK 48 genome and includes:
- a CDS encoding nucleotidyltransferase domain-containing protein, which produces MRTEALLGRFLDALTPLRPRAVWAHGSLAGGDYQEGRSDLDLIAVLPAPPGLKTVREVVSLHWGLRREPLAAKLHCSYLAPANADDPGRAHLTWAHGHVLRRPVTPVTRRELHAFGRVLHGEAPARLLPPVPDQNLRAFVVADQRDFWRPAVDRARLWRQDVWVDLGLLTFARATVTLREGRLISKREALAELPDLGAPAEVVEDITRRRYEDPGPAGDDTWLTRRAALTRSYLGPAIDALVAAYG
- the tal gene encoding transaldolase, whose protein sequence is MTDALKRLSDEGVAIWLDDLSRKRITSGNLAELIDQQHVVGVTTNPTIFQKAISGGDGYDLQVSDLAARKVTVEEAIRMITTADVRDAADILRPVFDATDGQDGRVSIEVDPRLAHNTKATVAEAKQLAWLVDRPNTLIKIPATQGGLPAITEVIGLGISVNVTLIFSLERYRAVMDAYLSGLEKAKERGLDLSKIHSVASFFVSRVDTEIDRRLDEMGTDEAKALRGKAGVANARLAYQAYEEVFSSDRWNTLENAGANKQRPLWASTGVKDPAYKDTMYVEELVAPNTVNTMPEATLEATDDHGEIRGDAITGTYAGARADLDALEKIGVSYDEVVQVLEDEGVEKFETSWNDLLKSTQAELERLAPSEG
- a CDS encoding heme o synthase — protein: MSLSGVCVTAVESRPAAVLGGTSPSPVHRPFGARAKAFVALTKPRIIELLLITTVPVMFLAQQGVPDLKLVLLTCLGGYLSAGGANALNMYIDRDIDAVMDRTAQRPLVTGMVSPRECLAFGIGLGVVSTLLFGLTVNWLSAWLSLGALLFYVVVYTMILKRRTAQNIVWGGIAGCLPVLIGWSAVTDSMSWAPIILFLVMFFWTPPHYWPLSMKVKDDYARAGVPMLPVVASNKVVARQIVIYSWVMVVVSLLLTPLGYTGWFYTVVALAAGGFWLWEAHGLQNRAKAEVTGAKLKEMRLFHWSITYVSILFVAVAVDPFLR
- the pgl gene encoding 6-phosphogluconolactonase, giving the protein MSTPQLVVHRDKELMAQAAAARLITKIVDAQASRGTASVVLTGGRNGNGLLATLAEAPARDAVDWTRLDLWWGDERYLPEGDPERNVTQARAALLDSVPLDPARVHAMPASDGPYGADVEAAAEAYAAELAKSAGPENHGSVPTFDVLMLGVGPDTHVASLFPELPAVRETERTVVGVHGAPKPPPTRISLTLPAIRSAREVWLLAAGEDKAEAAAIALSGAGEIQAPAAGARGRSRTLWLLDSAAASQLPRSLYPPASP
- a CDS encoding COX15/CtaA family protein, which encodes MVDVPKLNRADAVAALRNPLAFLADRWTPKPGTVQRAALIALVMSVVIVVTGGAVRLTSSGLGCPTWPECTDGSLTPTQALSYHSAIEFGNRMLTYVLCAAVGWAIITARAEKPYRRALTRLGWAQFWLVMGNAVLGGIVVLVGLNPYTVAAHFLLATALTTVAAVMWQRTREGDTEPRPLVGKAVVQLVWFLVVAAGLLVAAGTVVTGAGPHAGDSSDVKRIPIDWETVAKLHAVLAWIVVTLTFALWFILKAVDAPRGPLVRTRELFLILLSQGVIGYVQYFTHLPELLVGLHMLGSCLVWIGVLRVLLALRERPETELEAPEPAAGAAVPTNV
- the tkt gene encoding transketolase, which codes for MSTKPTTTDLEWTDLDQRAVDTARVLAADAVQKVGNGHPGTAMSLAPAAYTLFQKVMRHDPADPEWVGRDRFVLSAGHSSLTLYTQLYLAGFGLELADLESFRTWGSKTPGHPEYGHTKGVETTTGPLGQGVANAVGMAMAARYERGLFDPEAAQGESPFDHFIYCIAGDGCLQEGISAEASSLAGHQKLGNLILLWDDNHISIEGDTETAVSEDTAKRYEAYGWHVQRVEPKADGDLDPAAIFAAIQAAKQVTDRPSFIAMRSIIAWPAPNAQNTEAAHGSALGADEVAATKRVLGFDPEQSFAVEDDVITHTRKALERGARAKAEWDKDLQVWRDDNPERAAEFDRIAAGELPTGWEEKIPVFEPGKSVATRAASGKVLQALGPVIPELWGGSADLAGSNNTTIDKASSFLPAGNPLPEADPYGRTVHFGIREHSMGAELNGITLHGNTRVYGGTFLVFSDYMRNAVRLSALMHLPVTFVWTHDSIGLGEDGPTHQPVEHLASLRAIPGLNIVRPADANETAIAWREVLGRYTKEFGKGQPHGFALTRQGVPAYEPNEDAAKGGYVLFEAEGPEGQSAEPEVILIATGSEVHVAVGARELLQADGVATRVVSMPSVEWFEQQDQGYRDSVLPPSVKARVSVEAGIGLTWHKYVGDAGRIVSLEHFGASADGKVLFEEFGFTAENVAAKARESIAAAQR
- the opcA gene encoding glucose-6-phosphate dehydrogenase assembly protein OpcA, producing the protein MKIDLTDTTAGEINKALVQGRRAIGTPAVGMVLTLVIVTDEENAYDALKSANDASREHPSRTLVVIKRISRTSRDRTTSRLDAEVRVGADAGSGETVMLRLYGEVSQHADSVALPLLLPDAPVVVWWPVNAPLDPAKDPLGALAQRRVTDTYAAEEPVRELAARADAYTPGDTDLSWTRITPWRSMLAAALDQVDCRVKAVEVEGEAFNPSCELLAMWLADRLDVPVRRSPSAGPGLTAVRMDTTCGPISLDRADGSLATLSIKGQPARAVALNRRDTAELIAEELRRLDPDDTYASALRYGVDRLDTVPEQGASDSASAAGSAADSASAADSDADSASASADEAKPASAEEAPAAEPEPVRAAKAPAKKATSSRAAKKAPSRKASAK
- the zwf gene encoding glucose-6-phosphate dehydrogenase; protein product: MSPVSGSGANPLRDPADRRLPRIAGPSGLVIFGVTGDLSRKKLMPAVYDLANRGLLPPGFSLVGFARREWADEDFAQEVHDAVKAHARTPFREEVWQQLIQGMRFVQGTFDDDEAFERLRSTIEELDKAQGTGGNFAFYLSVPPRSFPVVIQQLKKHGLADQSGGSWRRAVIEKPFGHDLKSAEELNAIVHEVFAPDQVFRIDHYLGKETVQNILALRFANTMFEPIWNRSFVDHVQITMAEDIGIGGRAGYYDGIGAARDVIQNHLLQLLALTAMEEPASFDAQALAAEKTKVLGAVRLPRDLGKGTVRGQYAAGWQGGEKVIGYLEEDGIDPKSKTDTFAAIKVGIDNRRWAGVPFYLRTGKRLGRRVTEIAVVFQRAPHSPFDHTATEELGQNAIVIRVQPDEGITVRFGSKVPGTSMEIRDVSMDFAYGESFTESSPEAYERLILDVLLGDANLFPRTEEVELSWKILDPIEQYWDRHGRPAQYPSGTWGPAEADEMLARDGRSWRRP